A window of Deltaproteobacteria bacterium contains these coding sequences:
- the rpsS gene encoding 30S ribosomal protein S19, producing MPRSLKKGPFVDDHLVKKVAAAQDTQSKKVIKTWSRRSTVLPEMVGLTIAVNNGKKFIPVFVTENMVGHKLGEFSPTRTFYGHAGDKKTKASGKK from the coding sequence ATGCCGCGGTCGTTGAAAAAGGGGCCCTTTGTTGACGATCACCTGGTGAAAAAGGTGGCCGCGGCCCAGGATACGCAATCGAAAAAGGTGATCAAGACCTGGTCCCGGCGCTCAACGGTCCTGCCTGAAATGGTCGGACTCACCATAGCCGTGAACAACGGGAAGAAGTTCATCCCCGTGTTCGTTACGGAAAACATGGTGGGCCATAAACTTGGCGAGTTTTCTCCCACGCGGACCTTCTACGGCCATGCTGGGGATAAAAAGACAAAGGCGTCGGGTAAAAAATAG
- the rplD gene encoding 50S ribosomal protein L4, which yields MALTDVYSKQGEKVSEIELSDDVFSVEIKPWILHEVVVAQLAARRRGTSSVKNRSDVNATGKKQMKQKGSGRARRGERSSPIMRGGGSVFGPHPRDYSYTVPKKVRRQALAMALSSKLVDQTLKVIDSLSLERIKTRDVAAICSALALKKALLVVNGKDENLELSARNLPNVKVLRVEGLNVYDILRYDHLILDAAAIDGIRGRFEA from the coding sequence ATGGCGCTCACAGATGTTTACAGCAAGCAGGGCGAGAAGGTCTCGGAAATAGAGCTTTCCGACGATGTTTTCTCGGTCGAGATCAAACCCTGGATACTTCATGAAGTTGTGGTGGCCCAGCTGGCCGCCCGCCGGCGCGGTACGTCATCGGTCAAGAACCGCAGCGACGTAAACGCAACCGGCAAGAAACAGATGAAGCAGAAGGGATCGGGCCGCGCACGCAGAGGCGAGCGCTCCAGCCCCATCATGAGGGGCGGCGGCTCGGTTTTCGGTCCGCATCCCAGGGACTACTCCTATACCGTGCCCAAAAAGGTCCGCCGCCAGGCTCTGGCGATGGCCCTTTCCTCGAAGCTCGTCGATCAGACGCTCAAGGTCATTGATTCCCTCTCTTTGGAGCGCATCAAGACCCGCGACGTGGCGGCCATCTGTTCGGCCCTCGCGCTCAAAAAGGCTCTCCTGGTGGTGAACGGCAAGGACGAAAACCTGGAGCTCTCCGCCAGAAACCTACCGAACGTGAAGGTGTTGCGGGTTGAGGGTCTCAACGTGTACGACATCCTGCGTTACGACCACCTGATTCTGGACGCCGCAGCCATAGACGGCATCCGGGGGAGGTTTGAGGCATGA
- the rpsC gene encoding 30S ribosomal protein S3, producing the protein MGQKVSPIGLRLGIVKTWNSRWFAGKKQYPTYIHEDFRIRRFLKAKLNHAGISKIEIERSAKRVRLIIFAARPGIVIGKKGSEIELLKKDLEKLTVQDVHIEVQEVRKPEVDAQMVAENVAGQLIRRVAFRRAMKRGVTSAMRFGAQGVKVICSGRLGGAEMARREWYREGRMPHHTLRADIDYGFAEAKTTYGIIGIKVYIFKGEILDKGAVLLETAS; encoded by the coding sequence TTGGGCCAGAAGGTAAGTCCAATCGGATTGAGGCTGGGCATCGTCAAGACCTGGAATTCCAGGTGGTTTGCCGGCAAGAAGCAGTATCCTACCTATATTCACGAGGATTTCAGGATACGCCGTTTCTTGAAGGCCAAGCTGAACCACGCCGGAATATCCAAGATCGAGATAGAACGCTCGGCCAAGCGCGTCCGGCTGATAATATTCGCCGCAAGGCCGGGTATCGTCATCGGTAAAAAGGGCTCGGAGATCGAGCTTCTGAAAAAGGACCTGGAAAAGCTCACGGTTCAGGACGTGCATATCGAGGTCCAGGAAGTGCGCAAACCCGAGGTGGACGCCCAGATGGTGGCCGAGAACGTGGCCGGCCAGTTGATTCGCAGGGTGGCGTTCCGCAGGGCAATGAAACGCGGCGTCACTTCAGCCATGCGTTTCGGGGCCCAGGGAGTGAAGGTCATCTGCTCCGGTCGCCTGGGCGGCGCTGAAATGGCCCGCCGCGAGTGGTATCGTGAAGGCAGAATGCCCCATCACACGCTGAGAGCCGACATCGACTACGGGTTTGCCGAAGCCAAGACCACATACGGCATAATCGGCATCAAGGTTTACATTTTCAAGGGAGAAATCCTGGATAAGGGTGCGGTCCTTTTAGAAACCGCGTCCTGA
- the rplB gene encoding 50S ribosomal protein L2, whose product MAAIKKNKPTSPGRRFFEFANFEELTKKDPEKGLLTPLKKSGGRNCYGRITSRHKGGGSRRHYRMVDFKRNKSGIPARVAAIEYDPNRSSRLALLFYADGEKRYILCPVNLKVGDTVMSGATADIKPGNALPLSNIPLGTLIHNVELKIGKGGQIVRSAGTFAQLVAKDNDYAQVRLPSGEVRLVLTRCMATIGQVGNVESENLSLGKAGRARWLGRRPKVRGVAMNPVDHPMGGGEGRSSGGRHPCSPWGMPAKGFKTRKKKPSDSLIVKKRK is encoded by the coding sequence ATGGCTGCCATCAAAAAGAACAAACCCACCTCTCCGGGCAGAAGGTTTTTCGAATTCGCTAATTTCGAGGAACTCACCAAAAAGGATCCGGAAAAGGGCCTCCTCACACCGCTCAAGAAAAGCGGCGGCAGAAACTGCTACGGTCGCATAACCTCGCGTCACAAGGGCGGCGGAAGCAGGCGGCACTACAGGATGGTGGATTTCAAGCGCAACAAGAGCGGAATTCCGGCAAGGGTCGCAGCCATCGAATACGATCCCAACCGTTCATCCCGGCTCGCCCTCCTTTTTTACGCGGACGGCGAAAAGCGCTACATCCTCTGCCCGGTGAACCTGAAGGTCGGCGATACGGTGATGAGCGGCGCAACCGCCGACATCAAGCCGGGAAACGCGCTGCCCTTGTCCAACATTCCACTGGGCACACTGATTCACAACGTGGAGTTGAAGATCGGAAAGGGCGGCCAGATTGTCCGTTCCGCCGGGACCTTCGCCCAGCTCGTGGCCAAGGACAACGACTACGCCCAGGTAAGGCTTCCCTCCGGTGAAGTCCGTCTGGTGCTCACCCGCTGCATGGCCACCATCGGTCAGGTGGGTAACGTCGAAAGCGAAAACCTTTCCTTGGGCAAGGCTGGCCGGGCACGCTGGCTCGGCAGAAGGCCCAAGGTGAGGGGCGTTGCAATGAACCCGGTTGACCATCCGATGGGCGGCGGTGAAGGCCGGTCGTCCGGCGGCAGGCACCCGTGTTCACCCTGGGGCATGCCCGCCAAGGGCTTCAAGACCAGGAAAAAGAAGCCTTCTGACAGCCTCATCGTCAAGAAGCGCAAGTAG
- the rpsQ gene encoding 30S ribosomal protein S17 → MKERGSKKRLIGTVVSDKMDKTVVVLIERTVLHPDYKKYVRRRKRYSAHDEQNACKTGDRVLITESRPLSRTKRWRVSGIVQKAV, encoded by the coding sequence ATGAAAGAGCGCGGATCCAAAAAAAGGTTGATCGGCACGGTGGTCAGCGACAAGATGGATAAGACCGTTGTGGTGCTGATTGAGCGCACGGTGCTGCATCCCGACTACAAGAAATACGTGCGCCGCCGTAAACGTTATTCGGCCCATGACGAGCAAAACGCCTGCAAAACTGGAGACAGGGTGCTGATTACCGAATCGCGCCCCCTATCCCGGACCAAGCGCTGGCGCGTATCCGGGATCGTCCAAAAGGCGGTGT
- the rplP gene encoding 50S ribosomal protein L16 — protein MLSPKKVKHRKVQRGKMRGTAWRGGDLNYGTYGLQATECGAISSKQIEAARIAMTRHVKRGGKIWIRIFPDKPFCKKPLETRMGKGKGAPEGWQAIIKPGRILYEMDGVSETLATEALLLAKHKLPIRTKIVARSRM, from the coding sequence ATGCTAAGTCCCAAGAAGGTCAAGCACCGCAAGGTGCAAAGAGGAAAAATGAGGGGCACCGCATGGCGCGGAGGCGACCTCAATTACGGAACATACGGGCTTCAGGCCACCGAGTGCGGCGCCATCAGCTCCAAGCAGATTGAGGCTGCCCGTATCGCCATGACCCGTCACGTCAAGAGGGGCGGAAAAATCTGGATACGGATTTTCCCGGACAAGCCCTTTTGCAAAAAGCCTCTTGAAACCCGCATGGGCAAGGGCAAGGGAGCTCCTGAAGGCTGGCAGGCCATAATCAAGCCCGGCAGGATTCTCTACGAGATGGACGGCGTGAGCGAAACGCTGGCCACGGAAGCCCTGCTTCTGGCCAAGCACAAGCTTCCCATCAGGACCAAAATAGTTGCTCGGAGTAGGATGTGA
- the rplV gene encoding 50S ribosomal protein L22 has translation MKVMAHARFIRVSAQKARWVAAVVKGNAVEKAINTLKFMPQKSAAIIGKVVQSAAANAEQQGGDVDKFKVANIIVNQGPKLKRFRPRAQGRANRILKPMAHITVILED, from the coding sequence ATGAAGGTAATGGCTCATGCCAGGTTCATCCGCGTATCGGCGCAGAAGGCCCGCTGGGTGGCCGCTGTGGTTAAGGGAAACGCGGTTGAGAAGGCAATCAACACCTTGAAGTTCATGCCGCAAAAGTCCGCAGCCATAATCGGCAAGGTGGTTCAGTCTGCGGCGGCCAACGCCGAACAACAGGGCGGGGACGTTGACAAGTTCAAGGTGGCGAACATAATCGTCAACCAGGGACCCAAGCTCAAACGTTTCAGGCCTCGCGCCCAGGGGCGGGCCAACCGGATTTTGAAGCCCATGGCCCATATAACGGTGATATTGGAAGATTAG
- a CDS encoding 50S ribosomal protein L23, protein MNAYAIIRRPLITEKGTRLKDTHNQYVFEVLPDANKVEIARAIEKIFKVTVKDVQTLNVNGKVKRRGRTVGKKRDWKKAVVRLAQGASIEFFDGV, encoded by the coding sequence ATGAATGCATACGCCATTATAAGGCGTCCGCTCATCACGGAAAAGGGCACCAGGCTGAAAGACACCCACAACCAGTACGTCTTTGAGGTGTTGCCGGACGCCAACAAGGTGGAAATCGCCCGCGCGATTGAAAAGATTTTCAAGGTCACGGTCAAAGACGTTCAGACATTGAACGTCAACGGCAAGGTCAAGCGTAGGGGACGCACCGTTGGAAAAAAGAGGGACTGGAAAAAGGCCGTCGTAAGACTGGCGCAGGGTGCCAGCATCGAATTCTTCGACGGAGTGTAG
- the rpmC gene encoding 50S ribosomal protein L29, producing the protein MKAKEIRSLTASEIQAKVADAYHALFNLRFQHATGQLESPMKLRQQRRDLARLQTILKEKSAQGASLNEAEKKA; encoded by the coding sequence ATGAAAGCCAAGGAAATCAGGTCCCTGACTGCGTCGGAAATCCAGGCCAAGGTTGCGGATGCGTACCACGCCCTTTTCAATCTGAGGTTCCAGCATGCCACAGGCCAGCTGGAGAGCCCCATGAAGTTGAGGCAGCAACGCCGTGACCTGGCCAGGCTTCAAACCATACTCAAGGAGAAGTCCGCGCAAGGGGCGTCCTTGAACGAGGCTGAAAAGAAGGCGTGA